The genomic DNA AAGGAGAATTCACCGTCGGCAGTCTTGCGCCGCATCAGTTCCATCACCCGATCGGTGTCCTCCTGCGGCAACCCGGCGGTGGGCTCGTCCAGCAGCAGGAACGCCGGCCGCAACAGCAGGCAGCGCACGATGTCGAGCAGCTTCTTCTCACCGGCGGAGCCGGCGTGGCCGTCGGGATCGGCGAAATCGAAGTAACCCAGGTACTCGTCGATCGACGCCTGCGCCTCGCGCCGGAAGGCCCGCTCCCCGAACAACCGGAAGAATTTCTCCCGACTCGACGATGCCAGCGCCAGCAGCAGAGACTCCCGGATGGTCAGGCTGTCGAAATCCTGGATCACCTGATTGCTCTTGACCACGCCGGCACGCGCGATAGCGTCCTGCGTCATCCGGGCCAGATCCCGTTCGCCACTCCCATCACCGGCGCGGTGGTAGACGATGCGCCCCTCCGAGGCCGGAACAGCCTGTGTCACAAGCTTCATCAGGGTGGTCTTGCCGGCGCCGTTGGGACCGATCAGACCTTCGATCGGGTGGGCCCCCAGCGCCAGGTCGGCGACGTCGACGACGGTGCGTCCGCCGTATTTCTTGCGGACACCGTGCAGGTGCAGGACCGGCTTCCGTTCGGCGGGAACGGTGGTGGGCGTCATCTCGGACTCCTCCGAAGTGGGAGCGGGGACGTGTTCGGTCATGCGGCCACCTCGGCGGGAGGACGTCCGGTGCTGCGCCGCCGCGCCCCCAGCAGTCCTGCAGGGCGGAACATGATGACCAGGATGAGCACTAGGCCGAAGAGCATCAGCTTCATGTCCGGCAGCAGGTGCGCGTACTCACGGGGCAGCGCGACGTACTGCTCCACGATGATGTCGAACAACCCGAAGGTGAGGACGGCGCCGACGACGATGCCGAGAACCTGTTTGCGGCCACCGAGGATCAGGGCGATCCAGATGACGAAAGTGGCGTCGGCGGTGAGCAGTCGAGGTACCAGGAACTGGTTCACCGAGGCCTCCAGCCCACCGATCAGTCCCATCGCGGCGCGGGTGACGGCGAAGAAGATCACCTTGTGGCCGAAGGTGGACTTACCCAGGCTCCGGCTCAGCGGTTCGTTGTCCTGGATGCTGAGCATGAGCCGGCCGTACGGCGTGCGACCGACCTGCCAGGCGTACCAGAGCAGACCGGCAGCCACCAGGACCAGCACCACGAGGTAGGTCATC from Mycolicibacterium tokaiense includes the following:
- a CDS encoding branched-chain amino acid ABC transporter permease; protein product: MDALIFPLSTMAVIISLGALLHLQFGRTGIVNFGVVGFSGLGMYLTAILVVNHGFNFGVALVVASIVTGLVAAVLGWFILDLDSEAVLVATLAFATIVYYLVTTESALTGGVVGLGTVPFPFDLGDYDLTQMTYLVVLVLVAAGLLWYAWQVGRTPYGRLMLSIQDNEPLSRSLGKSTFGHKVIFFAVTRAAMGLIGGLEASVNQFLVPRLLTADATFVIWIALILGGRKQVLGIVVGAVLTFGLFDIIVEQYVALPREYAHLLPDMKLMLFGLVLILVIMFRPAGLLGARRRSTGRPPAEVAA
- a CDS encoding ATP-binding cassette domain-containing protein, encoding MTEHVPAPTSEESEMTPTTVPAERKPVLHLHGVRKKYGGRTVVDVADLALGAHPIEGLIGPNGAGKTTLMKLVTQAVPASEGRIVYHRAGDGSGERDLARMTQDAIARAGVVKSNQVIQDFDSLTIRESLLLALASSSREKFFRLFGERAFRREAQASIDEYLGYFDFADPDGHAGSAGEKKLLDIVRCLLLRPAFLLLDEPTAGLPQEDTDRVMELMRRKTADGEFSLLIIEHDLDLIWGSCSYVHFMAEGHVVLQGTPEEVRANDMLAEKYLGGTHA